atctgctgccctgggcagatgtCCAAACACCCCAGGGgaaaagacaccccctccccccaacctctacGGAGGGGTGACCGGGAGAGTGTGTGTCTGGAACCTGAACTGCCCTCGCTCAGCTTggacaaaggggctcagggctttgctCCCGTGGAGGTGTGCTGCAGAAGGACATCgcagggaaggaaagctggcATGGCCACCACTAACCATCTGCATGCCTCTCGTGGGAGCAAAGAGTCACAGCAGATGCCACTTCATGGATTTAGTGCCTTCACTTAGATGGCAATGCAGCCCAGGCCACGTCACAAAGGCCCCAGGGCTTCCCACTAGGTCTGAACGCTAACGGGAGAGAAGCAACCCTATGGCCGACAGCCAGTTCTCAACAGCCACGGTGATACGCTGACATGGCAGCCTAAGGGTTAATCTTCAGCAGCGGCTGCGCTAGACACGGTGGGGCACCTCTGTTTTCTAGCATTATGGACGGGGTCTGGATCCTCAGCGGGAGGGGCGTAAATCGGCATTGCTCCAGGGACCCCAGTGGGACAACgctgattttacaccagctgagaatctggcccagaacgaGCGAGGGGATTCCTgtctccagggttgtcagttTCTCCAGCACGAAATCCACAAGGTCGCacggggagtctgtggcagagcaaggacttgaccacagggctcccaagtcccaggccagtgccatgaccactgggccatccttcctctcgggCTGGGGAGATACATGACTCAGCTCAATAGCAACCTCTGGCTGCCTAAGGGCTGGTGCTCATGGGAAACCAGTCCAGCCAAGCTCAGCATGAAGCAGGATGTCGGATATGCCGCACAGGACAGGGATATAAAGCAGGAGGTGCCTTCCCAGCTCCGAAACATACCCTGAAGCCTTCTCCCTGTTCAGACATGACATACAGCCCTTTAACAGCCTACCTCGCCATAGTCCCTTGCATCCTACCCACAAACTACAGCACCACTGAAACACAGCCATCTCTGCGGTGGAGCCCAgagcagtggccagagcccctcccccgcttcccccctcctccacagtctCAGCACGCCGCTTGGGCGGGGCGGAGCCAGACATctgctctaagccgagcggcacggtaagggggccggggagttggagaaggggggcagtcaggggacagggagcggggtgggggttggatgggtcaggggttctggggggggctgtcaggggggcaggggtgtggagaggggtcaagacaggcagggagcagagggggttggatgggtcgggagttctgggggtcctgtcagggggcggggagcagttggatagggcatgggagtcccggggggtctgtctgggggcaggggtgtgaatatggggtggggatgtggataagggttggggcagtcaggagacaggtagggtcctatgggggcagttagggtggggagttctcaggaggaggcagtcaggggacaaggagcgggggggggttgggggtactGAGGGGagtagtcagggggtgggaagtgggttggagtggatgggggcagggcggggctagagcgggacttccccctccccgcagtgtcctcttttttgattgtggaaatatggtaaccctaagttagtGGTCTGTGCAGCCTGGCTTATGGGAACCATCCTGGGCTCCCAGTGTGGTGGCCAAGCCTGGATGTGTCAGTGAAGGTGTCAGAGAGCagacagagagaggcacagaagaACAGGGGTCTCATCTTTCAACTCTGCAGCTTGGACACACCCTCGTGCCTGGGCTCCCAGCCTCTCCTGCCTGGGGTCCCCTGCACCTTGGTCTTGCCTAGTTCACACCCAGCTAGGGCACCCCGGCTCTCGTCCAGCTGGCACTCATTCCGCACGCTTAGCCGCGTCCAGACCCTAGCACCTAGCTCTGGTACAACTGGCTCCTCGCACCCAGAGCCTGGGCATCCCTGGAACCGGGAGTTACCCAGGtcatgggggctggggtgggaggagactgGGGGGTCGGAGGGAGGtctctgcagggtgggggaggttccaTGGGGGGGATTCCACGGGGAGTACCTGGTTCTTGTCCAGCTCGCAGTTCTTGTATTCGCTCTCGTCCTGCTCCTGGAAGGTGGCGATGACAAAGCCGACAAAGAGGTTCATCATGAAGAAGGCGATGAGGATGATGTAGATGATGAAGAAGATGGCGATCTCCACCCGGTAGTTGTAGATGGGGCCCATGTCCTCGGTGTGGGTGTCAATGGCCTTGTACAGCAGCCTGGGGGGTAGCGAGTAGAGAGCATGCAGTTTACCAGGCTGCATGGGGGGGCGGCTCAGTCCAGCTGAGCTAAGGCAGAGAGGTCAGGACATCCCAGACAGCTGCTTCCCCTTTGACTGCACTGGCACCTCTGTGCCCctgatcgggggtggggggtctgacCCCTCTCTCCATCTTCGGGAGAAGTCCCCTCACATGGcattccccagccaggcagcagcgcCAGTGGGGTGCTGGGATCTCCCCCCGTGCAGCCTGACCCAGTGCCCGGCCCCCATGCTGCGTGCTCCCCCCGGCGGACTCACTGGGGCCAGCCCTCGAAGGTGGAGACAGTGAAGAGTGGCATCATGGCTGAGAGGACGTTGTCGAAGTGGAAGTCGTTGTGCACCCACTCGCGCGGGTACAGCTCTTGCTGCTTGGGGCCGCTGTCCATGTACAGAAGTTGCCTCTGGAACGGGAGGCAGCGGCGCATTTACAGACGAGGGGTGAGCGAGTGGGGGACTGGGCCCAGAAACTCTCCGGTCCCCTTGCCCATGACACACACGTGCCCGCCTGCTGAAGactccatgctgctcagagcacatTACTGTCTCACCAAATCAACCTGGGGAACTCAcagcagcaggaagccagaggccaGTGCTGGTCGCGACAAGCACCATGGCCGAGTATGCGAGTTCTGACAATAACAGGAATCGGCAGTCATGCAATCAGGGTGTGCTGAGGAATGATCACATGTGGATGCCAGGGCTACAACCCGTCTACAACCTGCCCAGCAGCCTCACCAAGATCCACCCTTGGTGCCTCTCCCCAGAGTACAGGTGGCAGCCTGGATCTACAGGCTGGAGCAGCTCGGCAAATCCCACCACATGCCTGGCAAATCCTGCCGTCCGGGATGAGCTCTGCCCTTCCACAGCCAGGGAGACTCatgccccagggcagccccctATACACCCAGACACGTACTTCACCCACTAGCGTGTCTGAAAGGGGACCTGCAAAGGTGACATAACACCCTGGGATATGGGAGGCACGTGACTCCTCCATTTGGGGAGGCTGCGTGTGCCCAGACTATGGCCCCgcctctgctccagctcctgccccactcatcCCCGCCTGCGCCtcttcagcccctcccctggggttCCCCTGCCTGCCCGCCGGCTTCCGGCCACTCACCCCTCGTGCATGCGTGTGTCTCTTCACCCCCTCCTTCAAGGCTCCCCTGCAAGCAGactggggacaggaagaggacGAGTGGGAGCGGGAACTCAAGTGGAGTGCGGGCAGGACCACAGCCAGGGTGCCCACCCTTTTGGCAGCGGTGCGCTCCAAAGGCGGCAGGCcgtctgtttggggaggcttagccccctctggcctcttatacccaccacccatgcctGGGGGCTGCcatcttctgctcctgcttttgaTGATGAGTGAAGAAGGCCTGAAAGAGCTTTCCCAGGTCGTTCCATAAAACACAAGACAGTCCcaggcttagggttgccaactttctactcacacaaaactgaacagccctgccctgcctcccaggccccgctccctgctcactccctctgtcactcgctctccccactctcactcactcccTTATttccaccaggctggggcagggggttggggtgcgtgagggggtgagggctctggctggggatgcgggttctggggtggggccaaaaatgaggggtttgaggtgtaggaggggctccgggctgggggatggagctgaagggttcggagtatgggagggggttccgggctgaggcagggggctgggagggggtacgggctctgggctggggtgtgtgttctggagtggggccagaaatgaggggttcagggtgcacgagggggttccgggctggggcaggggggtttggggtggaggtgcagactctggggtggggctggggatgaggggtttggggtgcaggagggtgctccgagcCAAAGGCGTGAGggcgatcagggctggggtagggggttggggcgtgggagggggtcaggggtccaGGTTCTGGGCGGCggttacctcaagcagctcccggaagcagtggcttgtcctccctctggctcctacgtggaggtgcggccaggtggctctgcgtgctgccctgtccgcaggcaccccccctgcagctcccattggctgtagtttctggccaatgggagctgcagagctggcacttggggcgggaACAGCgtacggagccccctggctgcccctacacataggagccaaaGGGGGGATATGCTCCTGCTTCCAGAAGCCGCGGCTGACTTAtccctgctgtgccgctgaccggacttttaatggcctggtcagtggtgctgaccggagccaccagggtcccttttcgaccaggtgttccggtcaaaacccggacacctggcaaccctgctagtgccttaaccattggCCTGGCCTTCCTCTGGCTTACGAGTCCAACTCCTCCTTGGTCCTGGCCATTCAACACTCCCCTCGGCTCCCTGCCCCCTAGAGCAAagtgccctgtgctgcaggctttGCTCCGTATAGAGACCCACGCCTGGGCTCCTCTGCTCAGCAGGGTCCCGGGAACAGGCTGTGAGCACAAGAGACAACAAACCAGGACTGGTTCCTCGCCTTCCCCACCAGTCCCCCCTCAGGCAATGACACCCCCCCGGTCCCTGCGCTCTGGCTGCGAGGTACATGCAGTGATGACAGGGGGCGCCTACCTGCATTCCTCTTCTGTCATCTTGGCCGGATCCGTACAGCTGCTAAACTTCCCCTAGGTTTAAGCAGAGAGCAGAAGAATCAGGGATTGTACTGTGAACCGCAGGGGGCCTGACTGATAGACCTGGGGAGCAAGGACAAGGGCAGCTGCTGGCAACTGCAGTACATCCTGACATGACCCCACGGCTTGGCCCCGACCCAGGGGGCAGCGTCTCCACGGCCCATTCCAGCCTGAAAGGGGCTGGTTAGTGCCAGCCGTGAGCGTCTGGGCCCTACACCAGCTGGGCCTTTCCTTAGAGGTGCTTAGAGCCCAGCCAGATGTGCCAGCCCTCAACTCTCCCTGCGCAGTCAGCAGCACTGACAACCCCTAGGAGCCCTGCAAGGCCCGAAGGCCAGACCACTGCTGCAGCAACCCGTAGCACTTCTAGCCAAAGAGTCACGTCAACCTCATCCATTCGCACAACAGCGCAAGCGCAGACCTGCCTGCAGTGCCACGGGTGGTCAGGAGGAAACACCTGTGATCCTGCAACACGGTGGGGAGCTGGAGCGGGCGGGGGAAACCGAGTCACAGGTGGGGAAGGGACTGGCCCAAGGCTACCTGGCTGGTCAGCACCAAAGCTGGCAAGAGACCCCCAAATTGGCTGACTCCCACTGGGCCATGGGGCTGCCTTG
The Chrysemys picta bellii isolate R12L10 unplaced genomic scaffold, ASM1138683v2 scaf1756, whole genome shotgun sequence genome window above contains:
- the LOC135980070 gene encoding voltage-dependent L-type calcium channel subunit alpha-1S-like; protein product: SSAISVVKILRVPRVLRPLRAINRAKGLKHVVQCVFVAIKTIGNIVIVTTLLQFMLACIGVQLFKGKFSSCTDPAKMTEEECRLLYKAIDTHTEDMGPIYNYRVEIAIFFIIYIILIAFFMMNLFVGFVIATFQEQDESEYKNCELDKNQPERKDGPVVMALAWDLGALWSSPCSATDSPCDLVDFVLEKLTTLETGIPSLVLGQILSWCKISVVPLGSLEQCRFTPLPLRIQTPSIMLENRGAPPCLAQPLLKINP